A single window of Vidua chalybeata isolate OUT-0048 chromosome 7, bVidCha1 merged haplotype, whole genome shotgun sequence DNA harbors:
- the LOC128790906 gene encoding uncharacterized protein LOC128790906 has product MTMWGTIMSSSRTAEPALQILLHVLSAWPVDSVYTSDGDSTGVFALAATMTLWRVFNLTWCPPVVLEYFPSLFLRLLFQAYISTLDISEEVDTFWKALWQLFDNDNSLVQLLSVRLFQELMKLVVAKGKKPLKKRVSKSLLPLFFNCHDENQRVAQASRETLLSAVKFLKRRDLQHLVKTDQMWSFAECLLAEDRSRAAEHLRLALPYLQSPQEPLREAAVRFIGLAGRYLRGKQQEFWIICRALQDMMDDISPAISCLALQTLYINLAVQSIPSSRPRDMHDQLRRLWRSWPFLRRCGWLSCCSAVEN; this is encoded by the exons atgaCCATGTGGGGCACCATCATGTCCTCGAGCAGGACTGCGGAGCCGGCGCTGCAGATCCTCCTCCATGTGCTGAGCGCCTGGCCAGTGGACAGCGTGTACACCTCCgatggggacagcacaggagtctttgccctggct GCAACCATGACACTGTGGAGGGTCTTCAATCTGACCTGGTGCCCCCCTGTAGTGCTGGAGTATTTCCCCAGTCTCTTTCTGCGTCTGCTCTTCCAAGCTTACATCAGCACGCTGGATATTTCAGAAGAGGTTGATACCTTCTGGAAGGCGCTCTGGCAACTCTTTGACAAT GACAACAGCCTTGTGCAGCTGCTCTCCGTTCGCCTCTTCCAAGAGCTGATGAAGCTGGTGGTGgccaagggaaaaaagcccctgAAGAAGCGTGTGAGCAAGAGCCTGCTCCCACTCTTCTTCAACTGCCATGATGAGAACCAGcgtgtggcacag gcctCTCGGGAAACGCTGCTTTCTGCAGTCAAGTTCCTGAAGAGAAGGGATCTTCAGCACCTGGTGAAGACGGATCAGATGTGGAGCTTTGCCGAGTGCTTG ctggcagaggacaggagccgagcggccgagcacctgcGCCTGGCGCTGCCCTACCTGCAGAGCCCGCAGGAGCCCCTGCGAGAGGCGGCCGTCAGGTTCATCG GGCTCGCCGGGCGCTACCTGAGAGGGAAGCAGCAAGAGTTCTGGATCATCTGCAGGG CCCTTCAGGACATGATGGATGACATCAGCCCTGCCATCTCATGCCTGGCACTTCAAACTCTGTACATCAATTTAGCTGTACAGAGCATTCCCTCCTCCCGCCCCCGGGATATGCACGATCAACTCCGCCGGCTCTGGAGGTCATGGCCTTTCCTGCGTCGCTGTGGctggctgtcctgctgcagcGCTGTGGAGAACTGA